In the genome of Primulina eburnea isolate SZY01 chromosome 13, ASM2296580v1, whole genome shotgun sequence, the window attactTAAATAATATAAACTTTTGTAATCCATGGttttaataaacaaaaaatatgaAACTGCATAATTATCACGAGACGACGAGTTTGATCACGaatcactacaaaaaaacgctCAACTTAACTACGGTTTTAGTAAAACAGTAGTAATGATATCATTATTAAGAGCCTCGATAGTATTTGGAGACGAGGATAACATTCTAATACCCATCTCCCATATATTTCAGAATTTGGAAGATCAAAATATTGAGATAATTCTTAATTTTACGGTATAGATTTTTGTTTTTTAGACTTAAATTACACTTTTAAACCCGATTAATTTTCTCAGCTCTCTGGAAAGCATACTCAATTCCTATTCAGTTCGCCCCCGATCTTTGCACACACTCCCTCGGCACTTGGATTTGAGCATACTAAATTTTAACGGATCTAATCATGTCCGGATCATGCATCTGAATTAGGGTTTTTCATTTCCCGACTGCGTTCGGATCTCATTGTTTTAATCCCTGCCAGCGATTTTGCGGAGTGTATTGTAAAAAATGTTGACGAAGTTTGAGACGAAGAGTAATAGAGTGAAAGGGTTGAGTTTCCACGGTAAGAGGCCATGGATCTTGGCGAGTCTTCATAGTGGCGTGATCCAACTCTGGGACTATCGCATGGGCACCCTCATTGATCGGTTTGATGAGCATGAAGGACCCGTTCGTGGTGTTCATTTTCACAAGTCACAGCCGCTTTTTGTATCCGGAGGTCTATTTCTTtactttttcattattttactCTGAATTTCTGTTTACATTACTATTTATGATTGATTTCATGTGATTAATTGTTCTTTTGGAGTGGTGACGCTTTGCTAGAGGCTGGATCTGATGTTTTGTGTTAAGACTGTTGGTACTAAGATTGTGATGCTGGGGGGCGGTTGGCAAGATAActggatttttcattttgaatttaTAGGGGTATATCATAGATGTATGTTTTGGCATTTTTCGATGAATTTTGTGATTGCAATTACCTTGTTTTAATTTTAATAGTGTTTTGTGCTTCACACTTAGTTTATGGTCTTAGCTTTTGCAATTATCGAAGCTTTTCATTTTTTTGAGAACATTTGATTATTAAGGTTTTCCTTTAATGGCTTCATCATTCATGGGACTGTAATTGGCagtaaattatttacatgtgaTCTGTAAAACGAGATCTGAAATTTGACGTCAGGTTGGTTGTTCTTTTTCTGATTGCTGGGAAATGTTGATTGGTGGAGCTTGTTCACTCTTAGGCAAAGGATGCTGGTGCAGATGGAGCAGGGGATTCTAGATAAAAATATCACCTTATTGCTCTAATCGATGCTAGGAAAAATTTCAATTACCTTGGAATAAGTGATACATTATATAAGTTGGTGAGTTTGACGGTTGAAAATCCACCATCATCACTATGCTTATTCCTAGTTTTGTTTTATGAACTGAGTAAGTCGCTGTCTGATATCTTTCCTTCTAGTCAATTTTTATCACTGTTGAAAATTTCAATTTCTGAGATCTGTGGTTGAACTCAGTTTCTGTTTAGATTGCAGAATGTCAATTATGGTTGACATATTGCTTTTAATAGGTTATGCTTTTATTCTTGCATTTGTGTTGAGATGCATATTTCTTGACTATGCCGAAACACTGTTTTTTGCAGGTGACGATTACAAGATTAAGGTGTGGAATTACAAATTGCGTAGGTGTCTATTTACTCTTCTTGGTCATCTTGATTATATCCGGACGGTTCAGTTTCATCATGAGTGCCCCTGGATCATCAGTGCAAGTGATGATCAGACAATTAGAATATGGAATTGGCAGTCCCGAACTTGCATATCTGTGTTGACTGGGCACAATCATTATGTCATGTGTGCATCATTTCACCCGAAAGAAGACTTGATTGTTTCAGCATCATTAGACCAGACTGTTCGTGTATGGGACATTGGTGCCTTGAGGAAGAAAGCAGTATCTCCTGCCAATGACATACTGCGATTGTCACAAATGAACGCAGATTTCTTTGGTGGGGTCGATGCTGTTGTGAAGTATGTCTTGGAAGGCCATGATCGAGGGGTCAACTGGGCTTCTTTCCATCCTACTCTTCCTCTTATTGTTTCCGGAGCAGATGACCGAAAAGTTAAAATATGGCGCATGAATGGTATGCCCCCCCGATCTTTGATTGCTGTATGTACCTGTTAGAATATTACACACTGATGTCTAAATTTAATCAAGTGCTTGACATGTTGTATATCGAACAGTTAGAGAGATTTATTGGAAGTAGGCGATGTTATGTGTTTTGGTAGTGTTTCTCACTAGAGATTTCTTGAACAGGCCTCTTGTGAATTTCCTTCTATCAGATTTTTTTACCTTTTAAACTCATTCTAATGATCATATATTACTTTTCTAGTTTCATAAACGCTTTAGTTTCAGAACTGAGTGGCTGATATGTGATTTATTTGGTCAGATACGAAGGCTTGGGAGGTGGACACATTAAGAGGCCACGTGAATAATGTATCCTGTACTTTATTTCATGCAAGACAGGACATCGTTGTTTCGAATTCTGAAGACAGGAGTATCAGAGTTTGGGATGCAACAAAAAGAACTGGCTTGCATAATTTTCGTAGGGAACTTGACCGATTCTGGATCCTATCAgttcatcctgagataaatCTCTTGGCTGCTGGTCATGATAGCGGCATGATTGTTTTTAAGTTGGAAAGAGAGCGTCCTGCCTTTTCTGTTAGCGTTGATTCAGTCTTCTTTGTCAAGAACAGATTTCTCCGTGTATTTGAGTATTCAACACAGAAAGACACTCAACTGTTAACGATTCGCCGACCTGGTTCTCATGGTTTGAATCAAGGGGCTCGAACTCTTTCTTACAGCCCTACTGAAAATGCTGTTTTGATTTGCTCAGATGTGGATGGGGGATCATATGAGCTCTATGTTATTCCAAAAGACAGCTATGGTAAAAGCGAAACAGTTCAGGAGGCAAAGAGAGGTGCTGGGGGGTCGGCAGTATTTGTGGCTCGAAATAGATTTGCTGTGCTTGAGAAGAGCAGCAATCAAGTATTGATCAAGAAcctgaaaaatgaaatagtgaAAAAGAGTGTTCTTCCAATTGCTACTGATGCTATATTCTATGCCGGAACGGGAAATCTACTCTGCAGGGCAGAGGACAGGGTTGTCATATTTGATCTCCAACAAAGGAATGTTGTTGGGGATCTTCTAACTCCTTTCGTTAGGTATGTGGTATGGTCTCTCGATATGGCTTCCGTTGCTTTATTGAGCAAGCACTCTATTGTTGTTGCTGATAAAAACCTTGTGCATTGCTGCACTCTTCACGAAACCATTCGTGTCAAGAGTGGAGCATGGGATGATAACGGAGTCTTCATCTATACAACACTGACGCATATCAAGTATTGCCTTCCAAATGGGGACAGTGGAATTATTAAGACATTGGATGTCCCAGTATATATTACGAAAATATATGGGAACTCAATATTTTGCTTGGATCGAGAGGGGAAAAACCGTCCTATCATTATTGATTCAACAGAGTATATCTTCAAGCTATCCTTGCTGGGAAAGAGATATGACCAAGTGATGAGCATGATAAAAAACTCAGAACTATGTGGACAGGCAATGATTGCTTACCTGCAACAAAAGGGCTTCCCACAGGTTGCTCTTTATTTTGTGAAGGATGAAAGGACTCGCTTCAACTTAGCCCTGGAATGCGGTAATATTGAAAAAGCCCTTGAATCTGCAAAAAAGATTGATGAAAAAGATCACTGGTACAGACTAGGAGTGGAGGCACTTCGTCAGGGAAATGCTGGGATTGTTGAATATGCATACCAGAAGACAAAAAACTTCGAGAGACTATCTTTTCATTATCTGATAACCGGTAATTTCGAAAAATTATCCAAAATGATGAGAATTGCCGAGGTCAAGAATGATGTCATGGGTCAATTTCATGATGCACTCTATCTTGGAGATATTAGGGAGCGTGTTAAGATTCTGGAGAATGCAGGCCATCTGCCTCTTGCATATTTTACAGCCACTGTGCACGGGCTCCATGATGTTGCAGGGCGTATAGGTGTAGAACTTGGGGATAATATTCCGCATTTGCCCAAGGTGAGCAACCCTGCTCTATTGATACCTCCGAATCCGGTGTTATGTGCAGGAGATTGGCCTTTATTAATGGTTGGTAGAGGAATTTTTGAGGGTGGTCTTGATGATACAGCCAAAGGTGgaaatgatgattatgaagatgcTGCAGATGCTGATTGGGGTGAAGGTTTGGATATTGATGAGGTGGACAAGATACAGAATGGAGACGTTAGTGTGTTGTTGAAGGATGATGACGAGAATGAAGAGAATGAAGAGGGAGGATGGGATCTCGAGGACTTGGATCTGCCTCCTGATGCTGACACACTAAAGACAACCCCAAAATCACGTTCATCTGTTTTTGTCGCCCCCGCCCCTGGAATGCCTGTGAGCCAGATTTGGGTCCAAAGATCATCACTTGCTGCTGAACATGCTGCTGCTGGGGACTTTGACACAGCAATGCGTCTATTGAGCCGTCAGTTAGGAATACAAAATTTCTCACCTTTGAAGTCGCTATTTATTGATCTTCACATGGGCAGCCACACGTACTTGCGTGCCTTATCATCAGCCCCAGTGGTCTCTGTTGCAGTGGAAAGGGGTTGGAGTGAGTCAGCAAGTCCAAATGTGCGCGGGCCCCCCGCTCTTGTGTTTAATTTTTCTCAGTTGGATGAACAACTCAAGGCTGGTTATAAGGCTACGACTGCTGGAAAGTTTTCAGAAGCTCTTCGACATTTCCTAGCTATTCTTCACACAATTCCACTGATTGTGGTCGAAACACGGAGAGAGGTTGATGAAGTGAAAGAGTTGATTATCATTGTAAAAGAGTATGTT includes:
- the LOC140810959 gene encoding coatomer subunit alpha-1-like isoform X1, which produces MLTKFETKSNRVKGLSFHGKRPWILASLHSGVIQLWDYRMGTLIDRFDEHEGPVRGVHFHKSQPLFVSGGDDYKIKVWNYKLRRCLFTLLGHLDYIRTVQFHHECPWIISASDDQTIRIWNWQSRTCISVLTGHNHYVMCASFHPKEDLIVSASLDQTVRVWDIGALRKKAVSPANDILRLSQMNADFFGGVDAVVKYVLEGHDRGVNWASFHPTLPLIVSGADDRKVKIWRMNDTKAWEVDTLRGHVNNVSCTLFHARQDIVVSNSEDRSIRVWDATKRTGLHNFRRELDRFWILSVHPEINLLAAGHDSGMIVFKLERERPAFSVSVDSVFFVKNRFLRVFEYSTQKDTQLLTIRRPGSHGLNQGARTLSYSPTENAVLICSDVDGGSYELYVIPKDSYGKSETVQEAKRGAGGSAVFVARNRFAVLEKSSNQVLIKNLKNEIVKKSVLPIATDAIFYAGTGNLLCRAEDRVVIFDLQQRNVVGDLLTPFVRYVVWSLDMASVALLSKHSIVVADKNLVHCCTLHETIRVKSGAWDDNGVFIYTTLTHIKYCLPNGDSGIIKTLDVPVYITKIYGNSIFCLDREGKNRPIIIDSTEYIFKLSLLGKRYDQVMSMIKNSELCGQAMIAYLQQKGFPQVALYFVKDERTRFNLALECGNIEKALESAKKIDEKDHWYRLGVEALRQGNAGIVEYAYQKTKNFERLSFHYLITGNFEKLSKMMRIAEVKNDVMGQFHDALYLGDIRERVKILENAGHLPLAYFTATVHGLHDVAGRIGVELGDNIPHLPKVSNPALLIPPNPVLCAGDWPLLMVGRGIFEGGLDDTAKGGNDDYEDAADADWGEGLDIDEVDKIQNGDVSVLLKDDDENEENEEGGWDLEDLDLPPDADTLKTTPKSRSSVFVAPAPGMPVSQIWVQRSSLAAEHAAAGDFDTAMRLLSRQLGIQNFSPLKSLFIDLHMGSHTYLRALSSAPVVSVAVERGWSESASPNVRGPPALVFNFSQLDEQLKAGYKATTAGKFSEALRHFLAILHTIPLIVVETRREVDEVKELIIIVKEYVLGLKMELKRRDLKDNPIRQQELAAYFTHCNLQLPHTRLALLNAMTVCYKAQNLSTAVNFACRLLETNPSNENQARTARQVLLAAEKNMKDSAQLNYNFRNPFVICGATYVPIYRGQRDVSCPYCSTHFVPSQQGQLCMVCDLSVVGSDASGLRCSPSQTR
- the LOC140810959 gene encoding coatomer subunit alpha-1-like isoform X2; protein product: MCASFHPKEDLIVSASLDQTVRVWDIGALRKKAVSPANDILRLSQMNADFFGGVDAVVKYVLEGHDRGVNWASFHPTLPLIVSGADDRKVKIWRMNDTKAWEVDTLRGHVNNVSCTLFHARQDIVVSNSEDRSIRVWDATKRTGLHNFRRELDRFWILSVHPEINLLAAGHDSGMIVFKLERERPAFSVSVDSVFFVKNRFLRVFEYSTQKDTQLLTIRRPGSHGLNQGARTLSYSPTENAVLICSDVDGGSYELYVIPKDSYGKSETVQEAKRGAGGSAVFVARNRFAVLEKSSNQVLIKNLKNEIVKKSVLPIATDAIFYAGTGNLLCRAEDRVVIFDLQQRNVVGDLLTPFVRYVVWSLDMASVALLSKHSIVVADKNLVHCCTLHETIRVKSGAWDDNGVFIYTTLTHIKYCLPNGDSGIIKTLDVPVYITKIYGNSIFCLDREGKNRPIIIDSTEYIFKLSLLGKRYDQVMSMIKNSELCGQAMIAYLQQKGFPQVALYFVKDERTRFNLALECGNIEKALESAKKIDEKDHWYRLGVEALRQGNAGIVEYAYQKTKNFERLSFHYLITGNFEKLSKMMRIAEVKNDVMGQFHDALYLGDIRERVKILENAGHLPLAYFTATVHGLHDVAGRIGVELGDNIPHLPKVSNPALLIPPNPVLCAGDWPLLMVGRGIFEGGLDDTAKGGNDDYEDAADADWGEGLDIDEVDKIQNGDVSVLLKDDDENEENEEGGWDLEDLDLPPDADTLKTTPKSRSSVFVAPAPGMPVSQIWVQRSSLAAEHAAAGDFDTAMRLLSRQLGIQNFSPLKSLFIDLHMGSHTYLRALSSAPVVSVAVERGWSESASPNVRGPPALVFNFSQLDEQLKAGYKATTAGKFSEALRHFLAILHTIPLIVVETRREVDEVKELIIIVKEYVLGLKMELKRRDLKDNPIRQQELAAYFTHCNLQLPHTRLALLNAMTVCYKAQNLSTAVNFACRLLETNPSNENQARTARQVLLAAEKNMKDSAQLNYNFRNPFVICGATYVPIYRGQRDVSCPYCSTHFVPSQQGQLCMVCDLSVVGSDASGLRCSPSQTR